Proteins encoded together in one Bacteroides zoogleoformans window:
- the aspS gene encoding aspartate--tRNA ligase encodes MYRTHTCGELRISDVNKQVTLAGWVQRSRKMGGMTFVDLRDRYGITQLVFNEEVDAKLCECANHLGREFVIQAKGTVNERFSKNGNMPTGDIEIIVSELNVLNTSLTPPFTIEENTDGGDDIRMKYRYLDLRRANVRSNMELRHKMTIEVRKYLDNQGFIEVETPILVGSTPEGARDFVVPSRMNPGQFYALPQSPQTLKQLLMVSGFDRYFQIAKCFRDEDLRADRQPEFTQIDCEMSFVEQDDIINLFEGMAKYLFKEIRGVEITEPFMRMPWADAMKYYGSDKPDLRFDMKFVELMDVMKGYGFSVFDDAAYIGGICAEGAAHYTRKQLDALTEFVKRPQIGAKGMVYARVEADGSVKSSVDKFYTQEVLQEMKAAFGAKPGDLILILSGDDAMKTRKQLNELRLEMGNRLGLRDKNKFSLLWVVDFPMFEWSEEEGRLMAMHHPFTHPKDEDIPLLDTNPAVVRADAYDMVCNGIELGGGSIRIHDAQLQAKMFEILGFTPEKAQEQFGFLMNAFKYGAPPHGGLAYGLDRWVSIFAGLDSIRDCIAFPKNNSGRDVMLDAPSVIDRKQLDELNLIVEVKE; translated from the coding sequence ATGTATAGAACACACACCTGCGGAGAACTCCGTATCTCCGATGTTAATAAGCAAGTGACACTGGCAGGATGGGTACAGCGTAGCCGTAAGATGGGGGGGATGACTTTTGTTGATCTCCGCGACCGTTATGGAATCACTCAATTAGTCTTCAATGAAGAAGTGGACGCTAAACTTTGCGAATGTGCCAATCACTTGGGGCGCGAATTTGTTATTCAGGCAAAAGGGACTGTAAACGAACGCTTCAGTAAAAATGGAAATATGCCCACCGGTGACATTGAAATCATCGTGTCGGAACTTAATGTCTTGAATACATCTTTGACCCCCCCTTTCACCATTGAAGAGAATACAGATGGAGGCGATGATATCCGGATGAAATATCGTTATTTGGATCTTCGTCGCGCCAATGTGCGCAGTAATATGGAACTCCGTCATAAGATGACGATTGAAGTTCGCAAATATTTGGACAATCAGGGCTTCATTGAAGTTGAGACCCCCATTCTTGTAGGATCTACTCCTGAAGGTGCCCGTGACTTTGTTGTTCCTTCGCGTATGAATCCGGGGCAATTCTATGCCTTGCCGCAGAGCCCGCAAACGCTGAAGCAACTGTTGATGGTTTCCGGCTTCGACCGTTATTTTCAGATTGCTAAATGTTTCCGTGATGAAGACTTGCGCGCAGACCGCCAGCCGGAGTTCACCCAAATAGATTGTGAGATGTCTTTTGTGGAACAAGATGATATTATCAACCTTTTCGAAGGTATGGCAAAATATCTCTTCAAGGAGATTCGCGGCGTGGAAATCACTGAACCTTTTATGCGTATGCCATGGGCAGATGCCATGAAGTATTATGGCAGTGACAAACCGGATCTTCGTTTCGACATGAAGTTTGTGGAGTTGATGGACGTTATGAAAGGATATGGTTTCTCTGTATTTGATGACGCCGCTTACATCGGTGGTATCTGTGCCGAAGGGGCTGCGCATTATACGCGCAAGCAATTGGATGCTTTGACCGAGTTTGTAAAGAGACCGCAAATAGGGGCCAAAGGTATGGTATATGCACGCGTAGAGGCAGACGGTAGTGTGAAATCAAGTGTAGACAAGTTCTACACCCAAGAGGTACTGCAAGAAATGAAGGCGGCTTTTGGTGCCAAGCCGGGTGACTTGATTTTGATTTTGAGTGGCGATGATGCAATGAAGACCCGCAAGCAACTGAATGAATTGCGCCTTGAGATGGGTAACCGGCTTGGGTTGCGTGATAAGAATAAGTTCTCTCTTTTGTGGGTGGTAGATTTCCCGATGTTTGAGTGGAGTGAAGAAGAAGGCAGGTTGATGGCTATGCATCACCCATTTACACATCCTAAAGATGAGGATATTCCTTTGCTGGATACCAATCCGGCTGTTGTTCGTGCCGATGCATACGATATGGTGTGCAACGGTATCGAATTGGGCGGTGGCTCTATCCGTATTCATGATGCACAGTTGCAGGCGAAGATGTTCGAAATTTTGGGATTCACGCCCGAAAAGGCTCAAGAGCAGTTCGGTTTCTTAATGAATGCCTTTAAATATGGTGCTCCTCCTCATGGAGGTTTGGCTTATGGTTTGGATCGTTGGGTAAGCATCTTTGCAGGACTTGACAGTATTCGTGACTGTATTGCGTTCCCCAAGAATAATAGTGGACGCGATGTTATGCTGGATGCTCCGTCGGTCATCGACCGGAAACAATTGGATGAATTGAATTTGATTGTGGAAGTCAAGGAATAA
- a CDS encoding carbon-nitrogen hydrolase has translation MRKIKIGIIQQSNVADLLTNMMNLAKNIEECATRGAQLVVLQELHNSLYFCQTEDTQLFDLAEPIPGPSTEFYSELAAANHVVLVTSLFEKRAPGLYHNTAVVFDADGSIAGKYRKMHIPDDPAYYEKFYFTPGDIGFEPIQTSIGKLGVLVCWDQWYPEAARIMAMKGAEILIYPTAIGWETTDTKEEQERQLNAWIISQRSHAVANGLPVVSVNRVGHEPDPSGMTQGILFWGNSFVVGPQGEFLAQARNEGSENIIIEVDLERSENVRRWWPFLRDRRIDAYEGLTKRYLDE, from the coding sequence ATGAGAAAGATTAAAATAGGTATCATTCAGCAGAGCAACGTTGCAGACCTGCTAACAAATATGATGAATTTAGCCAAAAACATTGAAGAATGTGCTACCCGTGGCGCCCAACTGGTCGTCCTGCAGGAACTACATAATTCTTTATATTTTTGCCAGACAGAAGACACACAACTTTTTGACTTGGCAGAACCTATCCCGGGACCATCTACCGAATTCTATTCGGAATTGGCTGCTGCCAACCATGTTGTGTTAGTAACCTCTTTGTTTGAAAAACGTGCCCCCGGTTTATACCATAATACAGCCGTAGTTTTCGACGCCGATGGAAGCATTGCCGGCAAGTACCGAAAAATGCACATCCCCGACGATCCTGCCTATTACGAAAAATTCTATTTTACCCCCGGAGATATAGGTTTCGAGCCAATTCAGACTTCTATAGGGAAACTCGGCGTTTTGGTATGCTGGGATCAATGGTATCCGGAAGCTGCCCGTATCATGGCCATGAAAGGTGCCGAGATATTGATATATCCTACTGCCATAGGTTGGGAGACTACCGACACGAAAGAAGAACAAGAACGCCAACTCAATGCCTGGATCATATCACAACGCAGCCATGCTGTTGCCAACGGCCTACCTGTGGTTTCCGTTAATCGAGTAGGACATGAACCCGACCCTTCCGGTATGACGCAAGGAATCTTATTTTGGGGGAATAGTTTTGTGGTCGGCCCACAAGGCGAGTTTCTGGCACAAGCAAGGAACGAAGGTTCAGAAAACATAATTATTGAGGTTGATCTGGAACGCTCGGAAAACGTACGTCGTTGGTGGCCGTTCTTACGCGATCGCAGGATTGATGCCTATGAAGGACTAACCAAAAGATACCTTGATGAATAA
- a CDS encoding agmatine deiminase family protein, translating into MGIIVDSPDGGTSEKEEQLLFVSNTIPENRTPLLPAEWALQSGVQLTWPHAATDWAYMLEEVEKCFVKIAREIAQREKLLIVTPEPQTVERQIATTVNMGNVCFLQCETNDTWARDHGAVSLLDSDTISLLDFKFNGWGLKFASDKDNLITRHAVKAGILKGKYTNRLGFVLEGGSFESDGMGTLLTTSACLLSPNRNGQMNRAEIEEYLCTVFHLRRVLWLDYGYLAGDDTDSHIDTLARFCSPDTIAYVKCDDIEDEHYEALCKMEQQLQTFRTPKGEPYRLLALPMADRIEEKGERLPATYANFLIINKAVLYPTYNQPKNDILAGQILQEAFPDHEIIGIDCRALIKQHGSLHCVTMQYPAGVLE; encoded by the coding sequence ATGGGAATTATAGTAGACTCTCCAGATGGAGGCACATCAGAAAAAGAGGAGCAATTACTGTTTGTTTCAAATACTATTCCGGAGAATCGTACTCCTCTTTTACCTGCCGAATGGGCACTTCAAAGCGGCGTACAGCTGACGTGGCCACATGCCGCAACTGACTGGGCATACATGCTCGAAGAAGTAGAAAAGTGCTTTGTAAAAATAGCACGTGAGATAGCCCAACGAGAAAAGCTGCTGATTGTTACCCCTGAGCCACAAACGGTTGAAAGGCAAATAGCAACTACGGTCAATATGGGAAACGTCTGTTTTTTGCAGTGTGAGACTAATGACACATGGGCACGCGACCATGGCGCCGTCAGCCTGTTGGATTCAGACACCATTTCCCTGCTTGACTTCAAATTCAACGGTTGGGGACTGAAATTTGCATCCGACAAGGACAACCTGATTACCCGCCATGCCGTAAAAGCCGGCATATTGAAGGGAAAATACACCAATCGCTTAGGATTTGTACTTGAGGGTGGTTCTTTCGAGAGTGACGGCATGGGTACTTTACTCACCACTTCCGCATGTCTCCTCTCTCCTAATCGTAATGGACAGATGAACCGGGCAGAAATAGAAGAATATCTTTGTACTGTTTTTCATTTGCGCCGTGTGCTTTGGCTTGATTATGGTTATCTTGCCGGTGATGACACCGACAGTCATATCGACACGTTGGCTCGCTTCTGCTCACCGGATACCATAGCCTATGTGAAGTGTGACGACATTGAAGACGAGCATTACGAAGCACTTTGCAAAATGGAACAACAATTGCAGACTTTTCGCACTCCGAAAGGTGAACCTTATCGTTTATTGGCATTGCCCATGGCAGACAGAATAGAGGAAAAGGGCGAACGCCTTCCCGCCACGTACGCCAATTTTTTGATTATAAACAAAGCGGTGCTCTACCCGACCTATAATCAACCGAAAAACGACATACTGGCAGGCCAAATACTGCAAGAAGCATTTCCCGATCATGAAATTATAGGGATAGATTGTCGGGCATTGATTAAACAGCACGGTTCCCTACACTGTGTCACCATGCAGTATCCTGCCGGTGTACTGGAATAA
- a CDS encoding Nif3-like dinuclear metal center hexameric protein: MKIKEIVSALERFAPLPLQDGFDNAGVQIGLTDAEATGALLCLDVTEAVLDEAISLGYNLVIAHHPLIFKGYKSIIGRDYVERCILKAIKNDVVVYAAHTNLDNSPGGVSFKMAEKIGLKNVRILEAKENALAKLVTFVPNAQAETVRKALFDAGCGYIGKYDSCSYNLEGDGTFRAQEGAHPYCGRIGELHAEKEVRIETILPAYKKEAVIKALLAAHPYEEPAFDLYPLQNSWAQAGAGVIGELEMPETESEFLKRIKKTFEVGCLRHNKLTGREIRTVALCGGAGSFLMSLAVRNKADIFITGEIKYHDYFGRDTDILLAEIGHYESEQYTKEIFYTIIKEAFPCFDVQMTKVNTNPIKYL, translated from the coding sequence ATGAAAATTAAAGAAATAGTAAGCGCCCTTGAACGGTTCGCGCCTCTGCCATTGCAAGACGGATTTGATAATGCCGGCGTGCAAATCGGATTGACAGATGCGGAAGCAACAGGGGCTTTGTTGTGTCTTGACGTTACCGAAGCTGTATTGGATGAAGCAATTTCATTGGGATATAATCTTGTCATTGCTCATCATCCTCTCATCTTCAAAGGGTATAAATCCATCATAGGCAGAGATTATGTAGAACGCTGCATCTTGAAGGCTATTAAGAATGATGTTGTTGTCTATGCTGCCCATACCAACTTGGATAACTCTCCGGGTGGGGTAAGCTTTAAAATGGCCGAGAAGATTGGATTGAAGAATGTCAGGATTCTGGAAGCAAAGGAAAATGCTTTGGCCAAACTGGTTACATTTGTCCCCAATGCGCAGGCAGAAACGGTGCGAAAGGCTTTGTTCGATGCCGGATGTGGCTATATCGGTAAATATGATTCTTGTAGCTATAATTTGGAAGGCGATGGAACATTTCGTGCACAAGAGGGCGCTCATCCTTATTGTGGAAGAATAGGAGAATTGCATGCGGAAAAAGAAGTGCGTATTGAAACAATACTTCCGGCCTATAAAAAAGAGGCGGTTATCAAGGCCTTGTTGGCAGCACATCCATATGAAGAACCGGCTTTTGATTTATATCCTCTGCAAAATTCCTGGGCACAAGCCGGAGCGGGGGTTATAGGAGAATTGGAAATGCCGGAGACTGAGTCGGAATTTCTGAAACGCATCAAGAAGACTTTCGAGGTGGGATGTTTGAGGCATAATAAGTTGACAGGGAGAGAAATCCGGACAGTTGCACTATGTGGAGGTGCAGGCTCTTTTTTAATGTCGCTTGCCGTACGTAATAAGGCGGATATTTTTATTACCGGTGAGATAAAATACCATGATTATTTTGGGCGCGATACGGATATTCTGCTTGCAGAAATAGGACATTATGAAAGTGAACAATATACAAAAGAAATTTTTTATACGATAATCAAGGAGGCGTTTCCTTGTTTTGATGTTCAAATGACAAAAGTAAATACAAATCCCATAAAATACTTATAA
- a CDS encoding zinc ribbon domain-containing protein: MAKEAKKDPQELTVEQKLKALFQLQTMLSKIDEIKTLRGELPLEVQDLEDEIAGLSTRIERIKAEVSELKSSIAGKKVEIESAKASVAKYKDQQDNVRNNREYDFLSKEIEFQTLEIELCEKRIKEFTEQEVEKSKEVADSSAALDERQKDLEVKKGELDEIISETKQEEEKLRDKAKELETQIEPRLLQSFKRIRKNSRNGLGIVYVQRDACGGCFNKIPPQRQLDIRSRKKIIVCEYCGRIMIDPELAGITTEQKTESVKEKPTRTRKKAASSEE, from the coding sequence ATGGCTAAAGAAGCAAAGAAAGATCCCCAGGAATTGACTGTGGAACAGAAGTTGAAAGCTTTGTTCCAGTTGCAGACAATGTTGTCTAAAATTGATGAGATAAAAACGCTGAGAGGTGAACTTCCGTTGGAAGTGCAAGACTTGGAAGATGAAATTGCCGGTCTCAGTACGCGTATTGAAAGAATCAAGGCAGAGGTTTCTGAACTGAAATCATCCATCGCCGGAAAGAAAGTCGAAATTGAAAGTGCAAAAGCTTCTGTTGCAAAATATAAGGACCAGCAAGATAATGTCCGCAATAACCGCGAATATGATTTTTTGAGTAAAGAGATTGAGTTTCAAACGCTGGAAATTGAATTATGCGAAAAGCGTATTAAAGAGTTTACTGAGCAAGAGGTAGAAAAATCTAAGGAGGTAGCCGATAGCTCTGCTGCTTTGGATGAAAGACAGAAGGATCTTGAGGTTAAGAAAGGTGAATTGGACGAAATTATCTCTGAAACGAAGCAGGAAGAAGAAAAGTTGAGAGACAAAGCCAAGGAACTTGAAACCCAAATAGAGCCGCGCTTGCTTCAGTCGTTCAAACGTATTCGTAAGAACTCACGCAACGGATTAGGTATTGTATATGTACAACGTGATGCTTGTGGCGGTTGCTTCAACAAGATTCCGCCTCAGAGACAATTGGATATCCGTTCGCGCAAGAAAATTATTGTTTGCGAATACTGCGGACGCATTATGATTGACCCTGAATTGGCCGGTATTACTACTGAACAAAAAACTGAATCTGTAAAAGAAAAGCCGACGAGAACGAGAAAAAAAGCGGCAAGTTCAGAAGAGTAA
- the cobC gene encoding alpha-ribazole phosphatase → MEIILIRHTSVDVPPGICYGQTDVPLKATFEEEAAVTAENLKAYLPFEHIYTSPLTRCVRLASYCGYPDAERDNRLMEINFGSWEMKPFDHNNDPRLQEWYADYLNVAATGGESFAMQYQRVSGFLDELSQKPYKKVAIFAHGGVLICAQIYAGIIRMEEAFNALTPHGGIIQIQPDKG, encoded by the coding sequence ATGGAAATAATCTTGATTCGCCACACTTCGGTAGATGTGCCACCGGGTATATGCTATGGGCAGACAGATGTGCCCCTAAAAGCAACCTTTGAAGAAGAAGCTGCTGTTACGGCAGAAAATCTGAAAGCATATCTTCCCTTCGAACACATTTACACAAGTCCGCTGACACGGTGTGTCCGTCTCGCATCATATTGTGGCTATCCTGATGCAGAGCGAGACAATCGCCTCATGGAAATAAATTTCGGGAGTTGGGAAATGAAGCCTTTTGACCATAATAACGACCCTCGCTTGCAAGAGTGGTATGCTGATTATTTGAATGTAGCAGCTACCGGCGGAGAATCTTTTGCCATGCAATATCAACGTGTCAGCGGATTTCTGGACGAACTTAGCCAAAAACCTTATAAGAAAGTTGCCATCTTTGCACACGGCGGCGTACTGATCTGTGCACAGATTTATGCAGGAATCATTCGGATGGAAGAAGCTTTTAATGCACTAACGCCCCATGGAGGTATTATACAGATCCAACCGGATAAGGGGTAA
- a CDS encoding adenosylcobinamide-GDP ribazoletransferase, producing the protein MNNILAAFILLTRLPFWRIKKVPAESFKHIVPYWPLVGWLTGGIMAAALWSAAQILPLPTAWGIAIVVRLFISGCLHEDGLADFFDGFGGGSTREHTLSIMKDSHIGSYGVIGLICYFLLLWQLYHLPLRYLCILVLCGDCWSKCCASQIVNFLPYARKEGESKTGVVYNRMTSRELSICLIAGLLPLTVLLPVKGWIVVFFPIATFALLYLLMKRRLQGYTGDCCGATFLLCELSFYIGSLIIIHPNIQ; encoded by the coding sequence ATGAACAACATTCTGGCGGCATTCATACTACTCACACGGTTACCTTTTTGGAGAATAAAAAAGGTCCCGGCCGAGAGTTTCAAACACATAGTTCCTTATTGGCCACTTGTGGGTTGGTTGACAGGCGGCATAATGGCAGCAGCATTGTGGTCGGCCGCTCAGATACTGCCATTGCCGACGGCATGGGGAATAGCAATCGTTGTCCGTCTGTTTATCAGTGGCTGCTTGCATGAAGACGGCTTGGCTGATTTCTTCGATGGCTTTGGTGGAGGAAGTACACGCGAACATACACTTTCCATTATGAAGGATTCTCACATAGGGAGTTATGGAGTCATCGGATTGATCTGCTATTTCCTGCTTCTATGGCAATTGTATCATCTGCCCCTCCGCTACCTTTGTATTCTTGTTCTCTGCGGAGACTGTTGGAGCAAATGTTGCGCTTCTCAGATTGTCAACTTTTTACCTTACGCCCGCAAAGAAGGAGAAAGTAAAACGGGGGTTGTTTACAATCGCATGACATCCCGCGAGTTGTCCATCTGTCTCATTGCCGGCCTACTTCCCCTTACAGTACTCCTACCTGTCAAGGGATGGATTGTCGTCTTCTTCCCCATAGCGACCTTTGCCTTATTATACCTACTGATGAAACGACGCTTACAAGGCTATACGGGTGACTGTTGCGGAGCAACTTTCCTGCTGTGCGAATTATCTTTTTATATAGGAAGCCTGATAATCATCCATCCAAACATACAATAG